From Chryseobacterium joostei, the proteins below share one genomic window:
- a CDS encoding metallophosphoesterase family protein, translated as MKPNIFFTADHHFGHENIIKFSERPFESPEHMNEELIKRWNEKVGVGDTVYHLGDFSLGKPDFTKEILDQLNGNIHLIKGNHEGAALTYPKRFASIRDYHELKIDDPENNNGKQKIILFHYSMRTWNGSHRGVWQLYGHSHGTLPDDEMALSFDVGVDCHDFYPISYEEVKEIMKRKKWTPPFGPRE; from the coding sequence ATGAAACCTAATATATTTTTTACAGCAGACCATCATTTTGGTCATGAAAATATTATAAAATTTTCCGAAAGGCCCTTTGAGTCTCCGGAACATATGAATGAAGAGCTAATCAAAAGATGGAACGAGAAAGTCGGAGTCGGAGATACCGTTTATCATTTAGGTGATTTCAGCTTAGGAAAACCTGATTTTACAAAAGAAATTTTGGATCAATTAAACGGAAATATCCACTTAATCAAAGGAAATCATGAAGGAGCAGCATTAACTTATCCTAAACGATTTGCCTCCATCAGAGATTATCACGAATTGAAAATAGACGACCCGGAGAATAATAACGGAAAACAGAAAATAATTCTTTTCCATTACTCAATGCGTACCTGGAACGGTTCACACCGTGGAGTATGGCAGTTATACGGGCATTCACACGGGACTTTACCTGATGATGAAATGGCGTTAAGCTTTGATGTTGGAGTGGATTGCCACGATTTTTACCCGATTTCCTACGAAGAAGTAAAGGAAATTATGAAAAGGAAAAAGTGGACGCCTCCATTCGGACCGCGAGAATAA
- a CDS encoding MBL fold metallo-hydrolase, which translates to MLQAEIKSLLKEDISILIKVPNSGKHYVCDCGEASLLTVKEAQSVSAIFISHTHIDHFANFDGIFRHQIGSGEKVVICGPKNIHQQVEARLKSYTWNLIDENAIEYEIREIVSKEEINVYTLHPPYWNTEFIKTQNFLFEDECVNVDFAILDHKTDSIAYLFKERDTITFHEEASGFRKGKWISELKIAFENNDPDQQIEIEDTIYKASELFHLLTKNEGYKLGVIMDHAVDERNYEKMRTVFTEADKVYIETFYKDLDQEFAKLNYHSFASASGKIMNECKVKEAIPIHFSRRYTESDQQEIETAFYKAFRES; encoded by the coding sequence AAGCAGAAATAAAAAGTCTTTTAAAAGAAGACATCAGTATATTAATAAAAGTTCCCAATTCAGGAAAGCATTATGTATGTGATTGTGGTGAAGCAAGCTTATTGACAGTGAAGGAGGCACAGTCTGTGTCAGCAATATTCATCAGCCATACACATATTGATCACTTTGCGAACTTTGACGGGATTTTCAGACATCAAATTGGAAGTGGAGAAAAAGTGGTCATCTGTGGACCGAAGAATATTCATCAACAAGTTGAAGCAAGGTTAAAATCCTACACATGGAATTTAATAGATGAAAATGCCATTGAATATGAAATCAGGGAAATTGTTTCCAAGGAAGAAATTAATGTTTATACACTCCATCCACCTTACTGGAATACAGAATTCATAAAGACTCAGAATTTTCTTTTTGAAGATGAATGTGTGAATGTTGATTTTGCCATTCTTGATCATAAAACAGATTCCATTGCTTATCTGTTTAAAGAAAGAGATACCATTACTTTTCATGAAGAAGCTTCCGGCTTCAGAAAAGGAAAATGGATCAGCGAGTTAAAAATAGCTTTCGAAAACAATGATCCGGATCAGCAAATTGAGATAGAAGATACAATATACAAGGCGTCGGAATTATTCCATCTACTCACAAAAAATGAGGGATATAAGTTGGGCGTAATTATGGATCATGCTGTAGATGAAAGAAACTATGAAAAGATGAGAACTGTTTTTACAGAAGCTGATAAGGTATACATCGAAACATTTTATAAAGATCTCGATCAGGAATTTGCCAAACTCAATTATCACAGTTTTGCATCTGCATCAGGAAAAATCATGAATGAATGCAAGGTGAAAGAAGCCATCCCGATCCACTTTTCAAGAAGATATACGGAAAGTGATCAACAGGAAATTGAAACTGCTTTTTATAAAGCATTTCGAGAAAGTTAA